GCAAAGTGACATAGACGAATTGGAGCAATACCGTTATCAATTCGATGACGCACTTCGCGATGGAAACACTCAGGTGGCCTACACCATTTACAATCTCTACCTGAAACGCTTTGAAAAACGTCTGCAAGACTTGCAAGCTAATTTGCCTGACATGGTGAAAAACTTCAATTATGAAATTGATGAAAGCTTAAATAATGACCCTGATAATCAACATTGGGCAAAAAGCATGGTGGAATTGGACGATTATTGGCGTAAGCGTCTTAAAAATCGTGCCCTCATTCTCAAAATGAATGGCGAAGATCCAGACAAAATTGTTTCTGTTTTGGAACGTCGCTACAAAAATCAATTAAAACAAGTGGATCAAACGGATGCGGTAGACGTCTTCCAAACCTTCGCTAATGCCGTCACGGCAGCGCTTGATCCTCATACCACCTACTTTGCCCCGCGCGCCTCAGAAACCTTTAACATCAATATGAGTTTGTCCCTAGAAGGCATAGGTGCGGTTTTGCAAATGGACGACGACTACACCAAAGTCGTGCGTTTGGTTCCCGGTGGCCCGGCAGCCACCCAAAGTGACCTGGCTCCCAATGATCGTATCATTGCCGTTGGCCAAGAAGATGGCCCTATGGTTGACGTAGTGGGCATGCGTTTAGACGACGTGGTAGACATGATTCGTGGCGAACGTGACACCACAGTTCGCTTAGAAATTACCCCCAGCAAAGGCAATACCCAAGCCAGCAAAGTCATCAACATAGTACGCAAAAAAGTCAAACTGGAAGATCAATCCGCGAAAAAAGAAATTGTCGAAGTAGAACGTGGTGGCGAAACCTACAAGGTTGGCGTCATTACCCTGCCAACCTTTTACTCGGATTTCGCTGCCATTCAAGCGGGAGAAAAAGATTATAAAAGCTCTACCCGTGATACTAAAAAACTGATTGAAGAACTGCGTAAAGAAGACATTTCTGCGCTGATCCTGGATTTACGTAATAACGGTGGCGGTTCATTACAAGAAGCCAACGCCCTAGCAGGCCTTTTTATTCCTTCTGGCCCAACCGTGCAAATTCGTGATCAAAGTGGCCGTGTGACTCCCCTTGGCGATTCTGACCCAAGCATCACTTACAGCGGTCCTATGGCAGTACTGGTAAATCGTATGAGTGCCTCGGCATCAGAGATTGTGGCAGGCGTGTTACAAGATTACGGCCGCGCTTTAATCCTAGGTGACCAAACCTTTGGTAAAGGCACAGTGCAAGTACTACAAGAAATGGACAAAGGTCAGCTAAAAGTCACGCAAGCCAAGTTCTACCGCGTATCAGGTGAAAGTACACAACACAAAGGTGTCATGCCAGACATTATGTTCCCCTCTTTGATTGATAAAGAATCGGTGGGTGAAAGTGCACTGGATAACCCTTTGCCTTGGGATAAAATCCACGAAACCCGCTACCCTGTGTACTGGAACATGCCAGCTTATTTACCAATTTTGACACCGCGTCATGAGGCCAGAATGGCAAAAGATCCCAACTTCGTCGCCATTAATGCGCAAATTGCGGATTTTAAAGAGCAAGTGGAAAAATACAAAACCATCTCTTTACAAGAAAGTAAGCGTGAACAACTCAGAGAAGAGAACGACCAACGTGATTTAGATCGAGAAAACACACGCCGTAAGGCGTTGGGGTTAGACACTTTGGCTTCAGTAGATGACATCGAACCCATTGAAGAAGACACCTACGCCAAAGAAGCGTCTGAAATTCTGCTCGACTTTATTGCCACCAATCAAATGGCGCAAAAACAAGCGGAAAAACAAACTGCTCAAAAATAATCTATTCTAACGACTAGGACACAAGCCCTTGGCTTGTGTCCTGCTTTGATGTAAGACTGACACTCCCATGGCAAAAGCGTCCACCGACCGTAATACCATCGATCTATTTGGCAAATCTCCCGGCCGTCCTAGAACCAGCAATCTATCTCGCAAAGATCAACTTAAACACAATAAACGAGCACAACGCCAAAAAGAGAAAGCCCTCGGCATGAAGCGTTTGGAAGTCATAATTGATCAAGACACCCTAGACTTACTTGATCAATTATGTGAGAACTCAGGATTAAAACGCGCTGAATGGTTAACCCAGCAGATTCAAAACAGCGCCAAAAAGCTCAAAAAGCGCCCGCTAAAAGCCGCTAAATAAACTGACCAAGAAAAGCTACCAATAGCCTTGCCAAGAAAAGCCGCCATTGCCAATAGACTTTTGCTATACTGTTCGGCCATTTCATTTGATCGAACATGGCTTTATGGCAAAACTCTATTTTTATTACTCAGCGATGAACGCGGGCAAATCCACCGTGCTTCTACAATCGGCACACAATTATCAAGAACGAGGTATGCAGGTTCTACTGCTCACCGCGGCCATTGATGATCGCTTTGAAACGGGCAAAATTGCCTCTCGCATCGGTATTTCAGCACAAGCCAGTCTGTTTGATAAAACGACCCAAATCGCCGAACTGATTCGGTCTGAGAACAAGCAAGAAGCTCTCAGCTGTATTCTCATCGACGAAGCGCAATTCTTAACCAAAAAACAAGTTTATGAATTATCCGAAATTGTCGATAAAATGGGCATTCCGGTTTTGGCCTTTGGCATTCGTACCGACTTCCAAGGAGAATTGTTCGAAGGCAGCCAAGCCTTATTAGCTTGGTCAGA
The window above is part of the Marinomonas sp. THO17 genome. Proteins encoded here:
- a CDS encoding carboxy terminal-processing peptidase, with amino-acid sequence MNLKRLMLCLVTGYTFAVSPVFAYQELQPPHEYDDVSRELVEMLEGIHYNRPHIDDAISSMAFDYYIDALDPTKSFFLQSDIDELEQYRYQFDDALRDGNTQVAYTIYNLYLKRFEKRLQDLQANLPDMVKNFNYEIDESLNNDPDNQHWAKSMVELDDYWRKRLKNRALILKMNGEDPDKIVSVLERRYKNQLKQVDQTDAVDVFQTFANAVTAALDPHTTYFAPRASETFNINMSLSLEGIGAVLQMDDDYTKVVRLVPGGPAATQSDLAPNDRIIAVGQEDGPMVDVVGMRLDDVVDMIRGERDTTVRLEITPSKGNTQASKVINIVRKKVKLEDQSAKKEIVEVERGGETYKVGVITLPTFYSDFAAIQAGEKDYKSSTRDTKKLIEELRKEDISALILDLRNNGGGSLQEANALAGLFIPSGPTVQIRDQSGRVTPLGDSDPSITYSGPMAVLVNRMSASASEIVAGVLQDYGRALILGDQTFGKGTVQVLQEMDKGQLKVTQAKFYRVSGESTQHKGVMPDIMFPSLIDKESVGESALDNPLPWDKIHETRYPVYWNMPAYLPILTPRHEARMAKDPNFVAINAQIADFKEQVEKYKTISLQESKREQLREENDQRDLDRENTRRKALGLDTLASVDDIEPIEEDTYAKEASEILLDFIATNQMAQKQAEKQTAQK
- a CDS encoding thymidine kinase; amino-acid sequence: MAKLYFYYSAMNAGKSTVLLQSAHNYQERGMQVLLLTAAIDDRFETGKIASRIGISAQASLFDKTTQIAELIRSENKQEALSCILIDEAQFLTKKQVYELSEIVDKMGIPVLAFGIRTDFQGELFEGSQALLAWSDKLIELKTVCHCGSKATMVIRVNEQGIPVKEGAQVEIGGNDRYLSVCRKHFKEAVRD
- the ybfE gene encoding LexA regulated protein, which codes for MAKASTDRNTIDLFGKSPGRPRTSNLSRKDQLKHNKRAQRQKEKALGMKRLEVIIDQDTLDLLDQLCENSGLKRAEWLTQQIQNSAKKLKKRPLKAAK